From Erwinia sp. HDF1-3R, one genomic window encodes:
- a CDS encoding cytochrome c, whose translation MKKIKIAGGIVVVAAAVAVALLWQNGNTRADDVAGTSVLTGQPPAASDAEAVMRGKYIAIAGDCVACHTAPGSKAPFSGGYAISTPFGGIFASNITPDNEYGIGSWTERDFYRAVRHGKGKHGENLYPAMPYNAYVKVSDADMHDLWMYMRSVKPVHYKAPETNLPFPYNIRLAMMGWNLLFFENKGFTPDASKSAEWNRGAYLVQGLEHCAACHTPKNIIGGDTSAYLQGSNLSEWYAPEITSNTYTGIGNWSEDQVVDYLKLGSNHVAVASGPMAEAVTNSTQHLSDKDLHAIATYIKSQPGSDRKKPAPLAADSAQMKMGADVYSVNCTACHNSNGKGIPNLAASLANNPAIMGPDGSSLITTVLQGGRGAVTAGNPTSGAMPSFAWKLSDEQVAAVTTYIRNAWGNAAPAIDAKEVADKRSLLKLPAQMPENSPKGQ comes from the coding sequence ATGAAAAAAATCAAAATTGCAGGCGGTATCGTTGTGGTTGCCGCCGCCGTTGCCGTGGCTCTGCTGTGGCAAAACGGCAACACCCGCGCGGATGACGTTGCCGGAACCAGCGTGCTGACAGGACAGCCGCCAGCGGCGTCGGATGCTGAAGCCGTGATGCGGGGTAAATATATTGCGATTGCCGGTGACTGTGTGGCCTGCCACACCGCACCCGGCAGCAAAGCGCCCTTCTCCGGCGGCTATGCCATAAGCACGCCGTTTGGCGGGATCTTTGCCAGCAATATCACCCCGGACAACGAGTACGGCATCGGCAGCTGGACCGAGCGTGACTTCTACCGCGCCGTTCGCCACGGTAAGGGGAAACACGGAGAAAATCTCTATCCGGCGATGCCTTACAACGCCTACGTGAAGGTCAGCGATGCCGACATGCACGATCTGTGGATGTATATGCGTTCGGTTAAGCCGGTGCATTATAAGGCACCCGAAACTAACCTTCCCTTCCCGTATAACATTCGTCTGGCGATGATGGGCTGGAACCTGCTGTTTTTTGAAAACAAAGGGTTTACTCCTGACGCCTCTAAATCTGCCGAGTGGAACCGCGGTGCCTATCTGGTTCAGGGACTTGAACACTGTGCCGCCTGCCATACGCCGAAAAACATTATCGGGGGTGATACCAGCGCGTATCTCCAGGGCAGCAACCTCAGCGAGTGGTACGCGCCTGAGATCACCAGCAATACTTATACCGGTATTGGCAACTGGTCCGAAGATCAGGTGGTGGACTACCTCAAGCTGGGCAGTAACCATGTGGCGGTGGCATCTGGCCCCATGGCCGAGGCGGTAACCAATTCGACCCAGCATCTGAGTGATAAGGATCTGCACGCGATCGCGACCTATATTAAATCGCAGCCGGGTTCGGATCGTAAGAAACCTGCCCCGCTGGCGGCAGATTCAGCGCAGATGAAAATGGGGGCAGACGTTTACTCAGTGAACTGTACCGCCTGTCATAACAGTAACGGCAAAGGTATTCCAAACCTTGCCGCCAGCCTGGCAAACAACCCGGCAATTATGGGCCCGGATGGATCCTCGCTGATCACCACCGTGCTTCAGGGCGGACGCGGCGCGGTCACGGCGGGTAACCCCACCAGCGGGGCAATGCCGAGCTTTGCCTGGAAGCTTTCCGATGAGCAGGTGGCTGCGGTGACCACCTACATCCGTAACGCCTGGGGTAATGCCGCACCGGCCATTGACGCAAAGGAAGTAGCAGATAAACGCAGCCTGTTAAAACTGCCTGCTCAGATGCCGGAAAACAGCCCGAAAGGTCAGTAA
- a CDS encoding methionine ABC transporter ATP-binding protein, with protein sequence MIVLRNVSRIFNTSAGPVTAVDDVSLEVGQGQIYGIIGYSGAGKSTLIRLLNGLEKPTAGSVTIAGQNIATANGEALRAARLKISMVFQHFNLLWSRTVSENIAFSLQIAGAPKAQIQARVKELIELVGLAGKENTYPSKLSGGQKQRVGIARALANNPEVLLCDEATSALDPQTTDAILELLLDINRKLQLTIVLITHEMHVVRKICHRVAVMEEGRIVEEGEVLSVFTHPQKSITRQFVKQTTEYSSADTPFNAALVDGDAGSVLKLTFVGQNTSQPIVGELTLKYALPFNILHGKMTQTAHGTFGELWLQVPASGAQLENILADLHARAVTTEVVNHD encoded by the coding sequence ATGATAGTTTTGCGCAACGTTTCCAGGATTTTTAACACCAGCGCCGGTCCGGTCACCGCGGTTGACGATGTCAGCCTTGAGGTAGGACAGGGACAAATATATGGCATTATCGGCTACAGCGGCGCAGGCAAAAGCACGCTCATTCGCCTGCTTAACGGGCTGGAAAAGCCCACCGCCGGCAGCGTGACGATTGCCGGGCAGAATATTGCGACGGCAAACGGCGAAGCCCTGCGCGCGGCAAGGCTAAAAATCAGCATGGTGTTCCAACATTTTAACCTGCTGTGGTCGCGTACCGTTAGTGAGAATATTGCGTTTTCCCTGCAAATTGCCGGGGCCCCAAAGGCCCAGATACAGGCGCGGGTAAAAGAGCTGATTGAGCTGGTGGGACTGGCTGGCAAAGAGAATACCTACCCGTCAAAGCTCAGCGGCGGCCAGAAGCAGCGTGTGGGCATCGCCCGCGCCCTGGCGAATAACCCGGAAGTTCTGCTCTGCGATGAGGCAACATCAGCCCTTGACCCGCAGACCACCGATGCCATTCTTGAATTGCTCCTGGATATTAATCGCAAGCTTCAGCTCACCATCGTGCTGATCACCCACGAAATGCATGTGGTTCGCAAAATCTGTCATCGGGTTGCGGTGATGGAAGAAGGCAGAATTGTGGAGGAGGGCGAGGTGCTGTCGGTGTTTACGCATCCGCAAAAGTCTATTACCCGCCAGTTTGTGAAGCAAACCACGGAATACAGCAGCGCCGACACGCCCTTTAACGCCGCACTGGTTGATGGCGACGCGGGCAGCGTATTGAAGCTGACCTTTGTCGGGCAGAATACCAGCCAGCCCATCGTGGGCGAGCTGACGCTGAAATACGCGCTGCCGTTCAATATCCTGCATGGAAAAATGACCCAAACCGCCCACGGCACCTTCGGTGAGCTGTGGCTACAGGTCCCGGCCAGCGGTGCTCAGCTGGAGAATATACTGGCCGATCTGCATGCCCGCGCCGTCACGACCGAGGTAGTCAATCATGATTGA
- a CDS encoding oxidoreductase, translated as MNTEIHTVVAVVGPGAIGTTVAAALHEVGRTPLLCGRTARDRLTLQEGDRFITIPGPVQTNPKQIARTADLVFLAVKATQVEAAEEWLSVLAGPETVVCVLQNGVEQLDKVAPHYGQIVPAVVWFPAQAQSDGSVRLRGDMRLSLPDLSASRVVAEALEGTRCYVELAENFSSLAWRKLLQNAVAGLMALTHRRSGMFGRSDIAKLTLAYLQECLAVARAEGVELGDEVPQEILDKFQAAPADMGTSILTDREAGRPLEWDIRNGVISRRGRVHGVPTPISDILVPLLAGASDGPG; from the coding sequence ATGAATACTGAAATCCATACTGTTGTCGCCGTCGTGGGTCCAGGTGCCATCGGCACCACGGTCGCGGCGGCGCTGCACGAAGTCGGCCGTACACCCTTGCTGTGTGGACGCACTGCCCGCGATCGCCTCACGCTGCAAGAAGGCGACCGCTTTATCACCATACCCGGTCCAGTTCAGACGAATCCCAAACAGATTGCTCGCACTGCCGATCTTGTTTTTCTGGCAGTCAAGGCGACACAGGTCGAGGCGGCAGAAGAATGGCTCTCGGTGTTGGCCGGTCCAGAAACCGTTGTGTGCGTTTTGCAAAACGGAGTGGAACAGTTGGATAAGGTCGCTCCACATTACGGACAAATCGTTCCTGCCGTTGTATGGTTTCCTGCGCAGGCACAATCAGATGGCTCAGTGCGCCTGCGCGGCGACATGCGCCTCAGCCTGCCGGACTTATCGGCTTCCCGCGTGGTGGCCGAAGCGCTGGAAGGCACCCGATGCTACGTGGAGCTGGCCGAAAATTTCAGTTCACTGGCCTGGCGTAAGCTGTTGCAGAACGCGGTGGCTGGACTTATGGCGCTTACGCATCGCCGTTCCGGTATGTTCGGCCGCTCTGACATCGCTAAGCTAACCCTCGCCTATTTGCAGGAATGTCTGGCCGTGGCCCGCGCAGAAGGCGTTGAGCTTGGTGACGAAGTGCCGCAGGAAATCCTCGATAAGTTCCAGGCAGCGCCTGCGGACATGGGCACCTCAATCCTCACGGATCGAGAAGCTGGCCGACCACTCGAATGGGATATCCGCAACGGTGTTATCTCGCGGCGCGGCCGGGTTCATGGCGTCCCGACGCCGATTAGTGACATCCTGGTGCCACTTCTTGCGGGGGCGAGCGACGGTCCGGGTTGA
- a CDS encoding amidohydrolase family protein → MPLLPRLLLSAPLLTSTLAPVQAVEPPSSLLIKNGYVMSMRAGEADRESTDVLIRGDTIAAIGKNLHAADARVIDATGKFVLPGFVDAHSHLWITTLRGQFRNKDGKFFPVSNRLGAVMKPDDIYTAMYTGAIELLASGITTSSDFFDNVHGPASGDAGYRALSDAGIRAIMFYGGPDKTSATPIDLAHLKQLMAKPHDRVSLGLAWRLPRDLHDEAVWTIRDREYAFARDNHLPLQVHVSGEADAMFNALIQRHYLAPFVTVVHATQATPAQLSALEKAGGSLALTPISEERVGYGLTRYDQFKGVTRQGLGLDGNALAGSADMFATLRLAALTQSGATQDETGPDPRRLLELATRRSADAAGLGRVTGSVEVGKRADIQIINPAALNMSGFGGGDPASLIVYSAGPENVETVVVDGRILKLSGQMQHINITALVARANASARHLREEAAK, encoded by the coding sequence ATGCCTCTGCTACCCCGTCTGTTGTTGTCTGCGCCACTACTGACCAGCACCCTTGCACCCGTTCAGGCTGTTGAACCTCCCTCCTCCTTACTCATAAAAAATGGCTACGTGATGTCGATGCGCGCGGGCGAAGCGGATCGGGAAAGTACCGACGTATTGATCCGGGGCGATACCATCGCCGCCATTGGCAAAAACCTGCACGCGGCGGATGCCAGAGTGATTGATGCCACCGGAAAGTTTGTGCTTCCCGGCTTTGTTGATGCGCATTCACACCTGTGGATCACCACTCTGCGGGGCCAGTTTCGTAATAAAGACGGCAAATTTTTTCCAGTGAGCAACCGGCTTGGAGCCGTGATGAAGCCGGATGATATCTACACGGCAATGTATACCGGGGCCATTGAACTGCTCGCCTCGGGTATTACCACCAGCAGCGACTTTTTCGACAACGTTCATGGACCGGCTTCGGGCGATGCGGGATACCGGGCGCTAAGCGATGCGGGGATCAGAGCGATTATGTTTTATGGCGGGCCGGATAAAACCTCGGCCACGCCGATTGATTTGGCGCATCTGAAGCAACTGATGGCGAAACCGCATGACCGCGTCTCACTCGGCCTGGCCTGGCGGCTGCCGCGCGACCTCCATGACGAGGCCGTCTGGACGATCCGCGATCGGGAATATGCCTTTGCCCGTGATAATCACCTGCCGCTCCAGGTGCACGTGAGCGGCGAGGCTGATGCGATGTTTAACGCGCTTATCCAGCGGCACTATCTTGCCCCCTTCGTCACCGTTGTTCATGCCACCCAGGCCACGCCCGCCCAGCTGAGCGCGCTGGAAAAGGCCGGAGGCAGTCTGGCCCTCACCCCGATAAGCGAAGAACGGGTCGGTTACGGCCTGACCCGCTATGACCAGTTTAAAGGCGTGACCCGCCAGGGGCTGGGCCTGGATGGCAACGCGCTGGCAGGCAGCGCAGATATGTTTGCCACGCTGCGGCTGGCCGCGCTGACGCAAAGCGGCGCAACCCAGGATGAAACCGGGCCGGATCCCCGTCGGCTGCTGGAGCTGGCCACCCGCCGCTCGGCCGACGCCGCCGGACTCGGCAGGGTGACCGGGTCTGTTGAGGTGGGTAAACGCGCCGATATACAGATCATTAATCCTGCGGCGCTTAATATGAGCGGGTTTGGCGGCGGCGACCCCGCCTCGCTGATCGTCTATTCGGCAGGGCCGGAAAATGTCGAGACGGTCGTGGTGGATGGAAGGATCCTGAAACTGTCAGGCCAGATGCAGCACATCAATATCACTGCGCTGGTGGCAAGGGCAAACGCATCTGCGCGACACCTGCGGGAAGAAGCCGCCAAATAA
- a CDS encoding methionine ABC transporter permease yields the protein MIETLFPHLKLDQLWSATCETLYMTALSGVATFVLGLLLGLVLFLTARGGLYQNRVLYSVISILVNVFRSIPFIILIVLLIPFTKTLIGTILGANAALPALIVGAAPFYARLVEIALREVDRGVIEATRSMGARLSTLVFRVLLPESSPALVSGITVTLIALVSYSAMAGVIGAGGLGNLAYLEGFQRNHSDVTLVATVMILVIVFIIQFLGDVITTRLDKR from the coding sequence ATGATTGAGACACTTTTTCCGCATTTGAAGCTGGATCAGCTCTGGTCAGCAACCTGCGAAACGCTTTATATGACTGCACTCTCAGGCGTTGCGACCTTTGTGCTGGGGCTGCTGCTGGGGCTGGTGCTGTTTCTGACTGCGCGCGGCGGGCTGTATCAGAATCGCGTGCTCTATTCGGTCATTTCGATTCTGGTCAACGTGTTCCGTTCTATTCCCTTTATCATTCTGATTGTACTGCTGATCCCCTTCACCAAAACGCTAATCGGCACCATTCTGGGCGCGAATGCGGCGCTTCCGGCGCTGATCGTCGGCGCGGCGCCTTTCTATGCCCGGCTGGTGGAGATCGCCCTGCGTGAGGTAGACCGTGGCGTGATTGAAGCCACGCGTTCAATGGGCGCGCGACTGAGTACGCTGGTGTTCCGCGTTCTGCTGCCTGAATCCTCTCCGGCGCTGGTTTCCGGTATTACGGTCACCCTGATAGCGCTGGTCAGCTACAGCGCGATGGCGGGGGTGATTGGCGCGGGTGGCCTGGGTAATCTGGCCTACCTTGAAGGTTTCCAGCGTAACCACAGTGACGTCACGCTGGTGGCAACGGTGATGATTCTGGTGATTGTTTTTATCATCCAGTTTTTAGGTGATGTCATTACTACACGGCTCGACAAACGTTAA
- a CDS encoding gluconate 2-dehydrogenase subunit 3 family protein: protein MKRREFLTSVVALGVASSLPAAQAEVVNGGQPWEPGKINTPPPPPRKGGLQYLTQHEFDTVAIIAERFIPADEMSLSGKDAGCAVFIDRQLAGDYGNAVAEYRLGRFVKGTPEQGPQSPLTPAQRYRQGLAALDRATRARFGQDFIGLSSEQQESILHAMEADKFDLGADVETKVFFELLLQNVREGFLSDPIYGGNKDMTSWKMIGFPGARYDFRDMLSKKGQKLNIIPTSLIDNTL from the coding sequence ATGAAACGCAGAGAATTTCTCACTTCAGTGGTTGCACTGGGGGTCGCCTCCTCACTGCCTGCTGCGCAGGCCGAGGTTGTGAATGGTGGACAGCCATGGGAACCCGGTAAGATTAACACCCCACCTCCTCCACCCCGTAAAGGGGGTCTTCAGTATCTGACTCAGCACGAATTCGATACGGTCGCAATCATTGCCGAGCGCTTTATTCCGGCTGATGAAATGAGCCTCAGCGGCAAAGATGCTGGCTGTGCCGTGTTTATTGACCGTCAGCTGGCGGGTGATTACGGCAATGCCGTGGCCGAATACCGCCTTGGCCGCTTCGTTAAGGGCACCCCTGAGCAGGGTCCTCAGTCTCCCCTCACGCCCGCACAGCGTTACCGTCAGGGTCTGGCCGCACTGGATCGTGCCACCCGCGCGCGGTTTGGTCAGGACTTTATTGGGTTAAGCAGCGAACAGCAGGAGAGCATCCTGCACGCCATGGAAGCCGATAAGTTCGATTTAGGCGCCGACGTCGAAACGAAGGTCTTTTTTGAACTGCTGCTGCAAAACGTGCGCGAAGGATTCTTATCTGACCCCATCTATGGCGGTAATAAAGATATGACCAGCTGGAAAATGATTGGTTTTCCCGGCGCGCGCTACGATTTCCGCGACATGCTCAGTAAAAAAGGGCAAAAGCTGAATATCATCCCGACCAGTCTGATTGATAACACCCTGTAA
- a CDS encoding Gfo/Idh/MocA family oxidoreductase, translated as MFPRTLPQPEVISTDTLPTLRWGIIGPGWIADRFAAAFRHHTRQQLVAVAGRNQEKTAAFAGRWDIPQVFTDASEMLALKDLDVVYVATPHNHHFPDAMKVLQAGKHVLIEKPLALNAQEGAKLQQEARARKLFCLEGMWCDFTPKYDVLRQLLANGDLGDLHTLIADHGEYFTPDHRIFNPDLAGGPMLDLGSYLISLSITVAGSVPAQVLAQGQPAPGGVNGQASMLFTHDNGMHSVLNTTLFSRTPSGAVIAGRDATLSLNGHFYAPGDFTLASSEGNQLLHWKDKGGHYEQLSYEIEHTAWCIGQGLIESPIRPLGTSLMTLSTMDNVRRQLGIVFNEERQD; from the coding sequence ATGTTTCCTCGTACGCTACCGCAACCTGAAGTAATTTCTACCGATACCCTGCCCACGCTGCGCTGGGGGATTATCGGTCCGGGCTGGATAGCCGATCGCTTTGCGGCGGCGTTTCGTCACCATACCCGTCAGCAGCTGGTGGCCGTGGCGGGCCGCAATCAGGAAAAAACCGCTGCGTTTGCTGGACGCTGGGATATTCCGCAGGTCTTTACCGATGCCAGTGAAATGCTGGCGCTAAAAGATCTGGATGTCGTCTATGTCGCCACGCCGCATAATCATCACTTCCCTGATGCAATGAAGGTGCTCCAGGCCGGAAAGCACGTTTTGATTGAAAAACCGCTGGCCCTGAATGCGCAGGAAGGGGCAAAGCTCCAGCAGGAAGCCCGCGCCAGAAAATTATTCTGCCTTGAGGGGATGTGGTGTGACTTCACACCGAAGTATGATGTGCTGCGCCAGCTGCTGGCAAACGGCGATTTGGGCGATCTGCATACGCTGATTGCCGATCACGGCGAGTATTTTACGCCCGATCACCGTATCTTTAACCCGGACCTTGCGGGCGGGCCGATGCTGGACCTGGGGAGCTATCTTATCTCGCTAAGCATCACCGTGGCCGGCAGCGTGCCGGCTCAGGTGCTGGCGCAGGGGCAACCGGCACCTGGCGGCGTTAACGGACAGGCTTCCATGCTGTTCACCCACGACAACGGCATGCATTCAGTGTTGAATACCACGTTATTCAGCCGTACGCCTTCGGGTGCGGTGATTGCCGGACGGGATGCGACCCTGAGCCTTAACGGGCATTTCTACGCGCCCGGTGATTTTACCCTGGCGTCCAGCGAAGGTAATCAGCTCCTGCACTGGAAAGATAAGGGTGGACATTATGAACAGCTCTCGTATGAAATTGAGCACACCGCCTGGTGTATCGGTCAGGGGCTGATTGAGTCGCCCATCCGGCCGCTGGGAACGTCGCTGATGACGCTGAGCACCATGGATAACGTGCGGCGTCAGTTGGGCATCGTATTTAATGAGGAAAGGCAGGATTGA
- a CDS encoding NirD/YgiW/YdeI family stress tolerance protein, whose protein sequence is MKKILTLAALLAFSLNVMADDGGFKGGEAPPPPQKKDAGYKGTEDTTESQISGIRDLRDGAWVTLEGNLIKQTGRDTFLFRDKSGTIDVTVPHAAWKGRKYGADDQVRISGYVKGRGQHTRVEAKQVSEP, encoded by the coding sequence ATGAAAAAAATCCTGACGCTGGCAGCCCTGCTGGCTTTTAGCTTGAATGTAATGGCCGATGACGGGGGATTTAAAGGGGGCGAGGCACCACCACCGCCGCAGAAGAAGGATGCCGGGTATAAAGGCACCGAGGACACAACCGAAAGTCAGATCAGTGGCATTCGCGATCTCAGAGATGGGGCGTGGGTAACGCTGGAGGGGAATTTGATCAAGCAAACCGGGCGCGATACGTTTCTTTTTCGCGATAAGTCCGGCACCATTGATGTCACCGTTCCTCATGCTGCATGGAAGGGGCGAAAATATGGTGCTGATGACCAGGTTCGCATCAGCGGCTACGTTAAAGGGCGTGGCCAGCATACGCGCGTAGAAGCGAAACAGGTTTCTGAGCCGTAA
- a CDS encoding GMC family oxidoreductase, whose amino-acid sequence MNNVRPKADVAIVGLGWCGSLIAEELTRAGLNVVAIERGPWFETATDFPPSVDTDELRWDTRRSMLLPPAVETTTFRNNITQKALPSRDWNLNELGYNVGGSGTHWAGMAWRFTPFDLQPYTQTIERYGKKQIADGLILQDWGVTYDELEPFYDRFEKIAGVSGKAGRLNGKTIPDGNPFEGNRSSEYPLPPLEGMRLTDLFRDAAKSLGQHPFMVPAGQASRAYVNPLGVRMGPCTYCGYCLYYGCGNFSKSSPNACVIPALMQRENFTVLTDSAVVRVNKAEDGKTVTGVTYVDRNKKEWEQPAGIVILSAFQMQNVRLLLLSKIGKPYDPVSKTGVVGRAYSFQTVAGASLFFEDENLNQFIGAGALSQQVDDFNGDNFDHSNLGFIGGAGILVVARGARPIGNADALPPGTPRWGKEWKKAYTHAFQNGTFIFGQGTSYSHEDYYLDLDPEYKDSNGNPLLRVTFDYNENDRRAAKFIEEKSVEIGKAMGAKIVLGTNSASGHYSPYNFASDHTIGGAVMGTDPKTSVLNRYQQSWDAHNLFVLGASSFPNNAGYNPTGTIGALSLWTAKAILEQYMKNPGPLVKV is encoded by the coding sequence ATGAATAATGTACGTCCAAAAGCTGATGTCGCTATCGTCGGCCTGGGGTGGTGTGGTTCGCTGATCGCCGAAGAGTTAACCCGCGCCGGATTAAATGTCGTCGCGATTGAGCGCGGTCCCTGGTTTGAAACCGCCACGGATTTTCCCCCGTCGGTAGATACCGACGAGCTGCGCTGGGACACCCGCCGCAGCATGCTGCTCCCCCCTGCGGTAGAAACCACCACCTTTCGCAATAATATTACCCAGAAAGCGCTGCCAAGCCGCGACTGGAACCTGAATGAGCTGGGCTATAACGTTGGCGGATCCGGCACACACTGGGCCGGTATGGCCTGGCGCTTTACCCCGTTTGATTTACAACCCTATACGCAAACCATTGAGCGCTACGGTAAAAAGCAGATTGCCGACGGCCTGATCCTCCAGGACTGGGGCGTGACCTATGATGAGCTGGAGCCGTTTTACGATCGCTTTGAAAAAATCGCCGGCGTCTCCGGTAAAGCGGGCAGGCTCAACGGCAAAACCATTCCTGACGGTAACCCGTTTGAGGGCAATCGCAGCAGTGAATATCCGCTGCCGCCGCTGGAAGGCATGCGCCTGACCGACCTGTTCCGCGATGCGGCCAAATCCCTCGGTCAGCACCCCTTTATGGTGCCGGCAGGCCAGGCGTCTCGTGCCTACGTTAACCCGCTGGGCGTGCGCATGGGTCCCTGCACCTACTGCGGCTACTGCCTCTATTACGGCTGCGGCAATTTTTCTAAATCCAGCCCGAACGCCTGTGTGATCCCGGCGCTGATGCAGCGTGAAAATTTCACCGTGCTGACCGACTCGGCGGTGGTGCGGGTGAATAAAGCGGAAGATGGCAAAACCGTTACCGGCGTCACCTACGTTGACCGTAACAAAAAAGAGTGGGAGCAACCGGCAGGCATCGTGATCCTGTCTGCTTTCCAGATGCAAAACGTCCGCCTGCTGCTGCTGTCCAAAATCGGCAAGCCTTACGATCCGGTCAGTAAAACCGGTGTGGTGGGACGTGCCTACAGCTTCCAGACGGTGGCGGGCGCCAGCCTGTTTTTTGAAGATGAAAACCTCAACCAGTTTATCGGCGCGGGCGCACTCTCCCAGCAGGTTGATGACTTTAACGGCGACAACTTTGACCACAGTAACCTCGGCTTTATCGGCGGTGCCGGTATTCTGGTCGTGGCCCGTGGCGCAAGGCCAATCGGTAACGCCGATGCCCTGCCGCCCGGTACGCCACGCTGGGGAAAAGAGTGGAAAAAAGCCTATACCCATGCGTTCCAGAACGGCACCTTTATCTTTGGCCAGGGCACCAGCTATTCCCACGAAGATTACTATCTGGATCTGGATCCGGAGTACAAAGACAGCAATGGAAACCCGCTGCTGCGCGTCACCTTCGACTACAACGAAAATGACCGCCGCGCGGCCAAATTCATTGAAGAGAAAAGCGTTGAGATCGGCAAAGCCATGGGCGCCAAAATCGTTCTGGGGACCAACTCCGCATCAGGTCACTACTCCCCTTATAACTTCGCCAGCGATCACACCATCGGCGGCGCGGTGATGGGCACCGATCCAAAGACCAGCGTGCTGAACCGCTATCAGCAGAGCTGGGACGCACACAATCTGTTTGTGCTGGGGGCCTCATCCTTCCCGAACAATGCCGGTTATAACCCAACGGGCACAATTGGCGCACTGAGCCTGTGGACGGCAAAAGCTATCCTGGAGCAGTACATGAAAAACCCTGGTCCGCTGGTGAAGGTGTGA
- a CDS encoding KGG domain-containing protein, translated as MTQHRENEDREKASDAGKKGGQGSGAGNFKNDREKASEAGKKGGSKK; from the coding sequence ATGACTCAGCATCGTGAAAACGAAGATCGTGAAAAAGCATCAGACGCAGGTAAAAAGGGCGGCCAGGGCAGCGGCGCTGGCAACTTCAAGAATGATCGAGAAAAAGCTTCTGAAGCTGGAAAAAAAGGCGGATCAAAGAAATAA
- a CDS encoding LacI family DNA-binding transcriptional regulator encodes MKKMTLETLARLAGVGVATVDRVLNERGGVSPETARKVLLAAKLNGLNRILPEAYQHPWRIEVILSANGSYFFKGLDDNFREIASALGYRRVTLHRTFIAESHPERLAAHIAECAHTRDGIIVYAQDHPAVYAALASCRERGIPVITIVTDLPDAARLCHVGINQLQAGRTAGLLMGQTLKTAGEVVVVSGRCDYSAHRERIEGFRQVLLRRFPQISLKEVLAGQDERQTIRRLLGETLKKNGNIVGLYNTGSGNTEISAELDNHHLLGQCVYITHELYSLTRRLLHSDCLSYVLDQNARQHAQLAMDILLKKLSTNQDADIYQSGKVDFNIITAENCD; translated from the coding sequence ATGAAGAAAATGACCCTGGAGACGCTGGCCAGGCTGGCCGGCGTTGGCGTAGCTACGGTGGATCGGGTACTCAATGAGCGCGGCGGCGTCTCGCCGGAGACGGCGCGCAAGGTATTGCTGGCCGCGAAGCTGAACGGCCTCAACCGTATTTTGCCTGAGGCGTATCAGCATCCCTGGCGGATTGAGGTCATCCTCAGCGCCAACGGTTCCTATTTTTTCAAAGGCCTGGATGACAATTTCAGGGAAATTGCCAGCGCACTCGGCTATCGCCGGGTGACGCTGCATCGCACGTTTATCGCCGAATCCCACCCTGAAAGACTGGCCGCACACATTGCTGAGTGCGCCCACACGCGCGACGGCATCATTGTTTATGCACAGGATCACCCTGCGGTTTATGCCGCGCTGGCGAGCTGTCGCGAGCGTGGTATTCCGGTGATCACCATCGTAACCGATCTCCCGGATGCTGCCCGCCTGTGCCATGTCGGCATCAACCAGCTCCAGGCGGGGCGCACGGCCGGTTTGCTGATGGGGCAGACCCTGAAAACAGCGGGTGAGGTGGTGGTGGTTAGCGGTCGCTGCGACTACAGCGCGCACCGCGAGCGTATAGAGGGCTTCCGTCAGGTGCTTCTGCGGCGTTTCCCACAGATTAGCCTGAAGGAGGTGCTGGCAGGGCAGGATGAACGACAGACCATACGGCGTTTGCTGGGCGAGACGCTGAAAAAAAATGGCAATATTGTCGGGCTGTACAATACCGGATCCGGCAATACTGAGATCAGCGCCGAGCTGGATAATCACCATCTGCTGGGCCAGTGCGTCTATATTACCCATGAACTCTACAGCCTGACCCGGCGTCTGCTGCACAGCGATTGCCTCTCTTATGTACTGGATCAGAACGCCCGGCAGCATGCCCAGCTGGCGATGGATATTCTGCTGAAAAAACTCAGCACCAATCAGGATGCTGACATCTATCAGAGCGGGAAGGTGGATTTCAATATTATTACCGCTGAAAACTGTGACTGA